One window of the Natrinema sp. CBA1119 genome contains the following:
- a CDS encoding AbrB/MazE/SpoVT family DNA-binding domain-containing protein, with translation MSTDRIDAESKVSGNQANIPARIRRRLDIDDGDRLRWNVEDDGTVRVEVVHRRGGSFADFTGYDGDEETDATTDHDAWGVE, from the coding sequence ATGAGTACCGATCGGATCGACGCCGAAAGCAAGGTCTCCGGAAATCAGGCCAATATTCCCGCGCGAATCCGGCGGCGACTCGACATCGATGACGGCGACCGACTTCGATGGAACGTCGAGGACGATGGAACGGTCCGGGTAGAGGTCGTTCACCGTCGTGGCGGTTCGTTCGCGGATTTCACGGGATACGACGGTGACGAGGAGACTGACGCAACGACGGATCACGACGCATGGGGAGTCGAATAA
- a CDS encoding type II toxin-antitoxin system VapC family toxin, which yields MPRAVVDTSVLFTASYRRDGAYEDALPILRGMDDQSLPEAVILDFVLAETLNGLTTYAGHDPSVDFLDRIEENDRFHIVSPAADTLPITKSLFRRHRGLSFVDACIVAYMQANDIEYLYAFDDDFDRIDDITRLETATNPYDPR from the coding sequence ATGCCGCGTGCGGTCGTCGATACGTCGGTACTGTTCACTGCGAGTTACCGTCGGGACGGGGCATACGAAGACGCGCTTCCGATTCTTCGCGGGATGGACGATCAGTCCTTACCCGAAGCCGTCATACTCGATTTCGTTCTCGCAGAGACGCTCAACGGACTGACGACGTACGCTGGTCACGATCCGTCCGTTGATTTTCTCGACCGCATAGAAGAAAACGACAGATTCCACATCGTCTCGCCAGCAGCGGATACGTTGCCGATAACAAAATCGTTGTTTCGCCGGCACAGAGGCCTTTCGTTCGTCGACGCGTGCATCGTCGCGTATATGCAAGCCAACGACATCGAATATCTGTACGCGTTCGACGACGATTTCGATCGCATCGACGACATCACTCGCCTCGAGACGGCGACCAATCCGTACGACCCGCGCTGA